One region of Natronorubrum aibiense genomic DNA includes:
- a CDS encoding carboxymuconolactone decarboxylase family protein: MSITKQCRSGGCDEFRKKTFTATSFVVGLGRFLRNLPRLVRAQKANRVDTQFAEKIMLAVTSINECQYCSRYHTDLALEAGMDEETIEQLLERDVDGVVTAAERPALLFAQRYAETNECPGRDAVAELRETYGPETAADIQAFVRTIYFGNLLGNTYDGIRATLRCHAGQAKRCLRTAITAFRS, translated from the coding sequence GTGTCCATAACCAAGCAATGTCGGTCAGGAGGATGTGACGAGTTCCGAAAGAAGACGTTCACGGCCACCTCGTTCGTCGTCGGACTCGGTCGGTTTCTCCGAAACCTGCCGCGGCTCGTCCGTGCGCAGAAAGCCAACAGGGTCGACACCCAGTTCGCGGAGAAGATCATGCTAGCCGTGACCTCGATCAACGAGTGTCAGTACTGTTCGCGGTATCACACCGACCTCGCGCTCGAGGCCGGAATGGACGAAGAGACGATCGAACAGTTGCTCGAGCGAGACGTCGACGGTGTCGTCACGGCGGCAGAACGCCCGGCGCTGCTGTTCGCCCAGCGCTACGCCGAGACGAACGAGTGCCCCGGTCGAGACGCCGTCGCCGAACTGCGAGAAACGTACGGTCCGGAGACGGCCGCCGATATACAAGCGTTCGTTCGAACGATCTACTTCGGCAACTTACTCGGGAACACCTACGACGGGATTCGAGCCACGCTCCGGTGTCACGCCGGGCAGGCGAAACGGTGTCTGCGAACCGCGATCACGGCGTTCCGTTCGTAA